A genome region from Coffea arabica cultivar ET-39 chromosome 7e, Coffea Arabica ET-39 HiFi, whole genome shotgun sequence includes the following:
- the LOC140011147 gene encoding mannan endo-1,4-beta-mannosidase 7-like, with translation MKHFLVVLLLFLLMQEKGFLLQVKAGDGFVRTRGIHFMLNNGPYYANGFNAYWLMYVASDPSQRSKVSAAFREASSHGLTVARTWAFNDGGYRALQYAPGAYNEQTFKGLDFVVAEARRYGIKLILSLANNYESFGGKKQYVDWARSRGQYLSSDDDFFRNSVVKGYYKNHIRTVLNRYNTFTGILYMNDPTIMAWELMNEPRCTSDPSGRTIQAWIMEMASYVKSIDRNHLLEAGLEGFYGQSTPQRTHLNPGLNIGTDFVANNRVPGIDFATVHSYPDIWLSSSNDQSQVSFMNQWLDAHFQDAQYMLGKPVMVAEFGKSWKDSGFSNYERDALFNDVYFKVYSSAKHGGPAAGALFWQLLTEGLDSFRDGYEIVLSQSPSTANVIAQQSYKLRLIQKIFTRMLDIKRWKRARAARGQWIDRNKGRHIGN, from the exons ATGAAGCATTTTCTAGTGGTtctacttctttttctcttgatgCAAGAAAAGGGCTTTCTTCTTCAAGTTAAGGCAGGGGATGGATTTGTCAGGACCAGAGGAATACATTTCATGTTGAATAATGGTCCTTACTATGCTAATGGCTTCAATGCCTACTGGTTAATGTACGTGGCTTCTGACCCTTCTCAGAGGTCCAAAGTTTCAGCTGCATTTAGGGAAGCTTCTAGTCATGGCCTTACAGTTGCAAGGACTTGGGCTTTCAACGATGGTGGTTATAGGGCCTTGCAGTATGCTCCTGGTGCCTACAACGAGCAAACGTTCAAG GGGTTGGATTTTGTTGTAGCAGAGGCCAGAAGATATGGGATTAAGCTTATATTAAGCTTGGCAAATAACTATGAAAGCTTTGGAGGAAAGAAACAGTACGTGGACTGGGCTAGAAGTCGAGGGCAATACCTTAGTTCTGATGATgatttctttagaaattcagtTGTCAAGGGATACTACAAAAATCACATAAGA ACTGTTCTCAACAGATACAACACATTCACTGGGATTCTTTACATGAATGATCCCACTATCATGGCATGGGAGCTGATGAACGAGCCCCGTTGCACCTCAGATCCTTCGGGAAGGACCATTCAG GCCTGGATTATGGAAATGGCTTCTTATGTTAAGTCAATAGACAGAAATCATTTGTTGGAAGCTGGtctggaaggattttatggacaATCCACACCTCAGAGGACTCACCTCAATCCTGGATTGAATATAGGAACTGATTTCGTTGCAAACAACCGTGTACCTGGCATTGATTTTGCTACCGTACATTCCTATCCAGATATCTG GCTATCCAGCTCAAATGATCAATCCCAAGTCTCTTTTATGAACCAATGGCTTGACGCCCACTTTCAAGATGCTCAGTATATGCTTGGAAAACCCGTAATGGTTGCAGAATTCGGAAAATCCTGGAAAGACAGTGGCTTCAGCAACTATGAAAGAGATGCTTTGTTCAACGACGTATATTTCAAGGTTTATTCCTCAGCAAAACATGGTGGTCCAGCAGCTGGAGCCTTGTTCTGGCAACTTCTAACTGAAGGCCTGGATTCCTTCCGGGACGGATATGAGATTGTGTTAAGCCAGAGCCCGTCTACGGCGAATGTGATTGCCCAACAGTCCTATAAGCTTCGCCTGATCCAGAAGATCTTCACCCGGATGCTAGACATTAAGAGGTGGAAGAGAGCAAGGGCTGCTAGGGGACAATGGATCGACAGAAACAAGGGGAGGCACATTGGAAACTGA